From a single Lolium rigidum isolate FL_2022 chromosome 7, APGP_CSIRO_Lrig_0.1, whole genome shotgun sequence genomic region:
- the LOC124676153 gene encoding uncharacterized protein LOC124676153 → MQDQTGAASGSGDPGTAAADRGEGGSSSAARLPSRNASSKYDFVKVKVWLGENADHYYVLSRFLLSRMLTVTKIPNHVAIKIALELKKLLVDNSLLDVSQSDLEANLFKLMEKRGYGEDYINRYKMMTRFHHQRVPLVILVCGTACTGKSTIATQLAQRLNLPNVLQTDMVYELLRTSTDAPLTSVPVWARDFNSPEELITEFCRECRVVRKGLAGDLKKAMKDGKPIIIEGIHLDPSIYLMDEENADDNSRMEKKAEPADFVVSAENKTEQQSENRLPENKLSVLKEDIIQDQNSIPESRTSEGLLGANNHEINYSESIDSEEKNPKAEGNGHKDLDQQKNNTARKDKPAAEPIVVPIVLRMSDFDHKALLEEWIATRAFRDNCLPQDHRKLINNLKLIQDYLCSFESQGLTIVDISANSFPQTLDWLHGYLLQCIERGLLAACSESPKQGESQST, encoded by the exons ATGCAGGACCAGACCGGGGCCGCCTCCGGCTCGGGGGATCCGGGCACGGCCGCGGCAGATCGCGGCGAGggcggctcctcctccgccgccaggctCCCCTCCCGCAACGCCTCCTCCAAGTACGACTTCGTCAAG GTCAAGGTGTGGCTCGGGGAGAACGCCGACCACTACTACGTCCTCTCCAGGTTCCTCCTCAGCAGGATGCTCACCGTCACCAAG ATTCCGAACCATGTCGCCATTAAGATCGCCCTTGAACTCAAGAAGCTGCTCGTCGACAACAGCCTCCTCGACGT TTCACAGAGTGACTTAGAGGCCAACCTTTTCAAG CTAATGGAGAAAAGAGGATATGGAGAGGACTATATTAATCGGTATAAAATGATGACAAG ATTCCATCACCAGAGAGTACCATTAGTAATTTTGGTGTGTGGAACTGCCTGCACTGGGAAATCAACAATTGCTACACAACTAGCTCAAAGGCTCAACCTGCCAAATGTTTTACAG ACAGACATGGTCTATGAGTTGTTGAGGACATCAACGGA TGCTCCGCTAACTTCGGTACCTGTATGGGCCCGGGATTTCAATTCACCTGAAGAACTTATTACCGAATTTTGCAGAGAATGCAGAGTTGTTCGCAAAG GTTTGGCTGGTGATTTGAAGAAAGCAATGAAAGATGGGAAGCCAATTATAATAGAG GGAATACATTTGGATCCAAGCATTTATCTGATGGACGAGGAAAATGCAGATGATAATTCCAGAATGGAGAAAAAGGCTGAACCTGCAGATTTTGTTGTCTctgcagaaaataaaacagaacagCAATCAGAAAATAGATTACCTGAGAACAAATTGAGTGTTCTAAAGGAAGATATCATACAAGATCAGAACTCTATACCTGAGAGTAGGACCAGTGAAGGGCTGCTTGGTGCCAACAACCACGAGATTAATTATTCTGAATCTATAGATTCTGAAGAGAAAAATCCCAAAGCTGAAG GCAATGGACATAAGGATTTGGACCAACAGAAGAACAACACTGCCAGGAAAGACAAACCTGCTGCTGAACCAATAGTTGTTCCAATTGTGTTGCGTATGTCTGATTTTGATCACAAG GCGTTGTTAGAGGAATGGATAGCCACAAGAGCTTTCAGAGATAATTGCCTTCCTCAG GATCATCGAAAGCTCATTAACAACCTCAAACTTATTCAGGATTATCTTTGCTCTTTTGAGTCACAG GGATTGACTATCGTTGACATCTCGGCAAACTCATTTCCTCAAACGTTAGATTGGCTTCATGGCTACCTTCTTCAG TGCATCGAGCGCGGCCTCCTGGCTGCATGTTCAGAAAGTCCCAAGCAAGGGGAAAGCCAATCAACATGA